Below is a window of Desmonostoc muscorum LEGE 12446 DNA.
TGATCCACTTCGGTAGGAATTGAGTGCAAACCAGGTTCCAACTTACCTTTATTCTTCACGAGGTATTCAACAGCTAATGCCTGGTTAGCAAAGCTCATATCCATAACTGCACTGGGATGTCCTTCCGCAGCGGCGAGGTTAATTAAGCGTCCTTGACCGAGAACAATAACTGATTTGCCGCTTCCCAATTTATACTCTTCGGTAAAGGGACGGACTTCTTTGATTTCTTTAGCTTTATCAGCTAAGTATTTGAGGTCAAGTTCAATATCAAAGTGACCAGAGTTACAAACGATCGCACCGTCTTTCATCGCATCGAAATGTTCGCCGCGAATTACGTGCTTGTTACCAGTGACTGTGATAAACAAATCGCCAACTTGAGCAGCTTCTGCCATTGGCAGAACGCGGAAGCCATCCATTACGGCTTCAATTGCTTTGATGGGGTCAATTTCGGTAACAACTACGTTACCACCCAAACCACGGGCGCGGAGTGCTGTACCTTTACCACACCAGCCATAACCAACAACAACGATGGTTTTACCAGCTAGCAGAATATTTGTAGCGCGGATGATGCCATCAAGGGTCGATTGCCCAGTACCATAGCGGTTATCGAAGAAGTGCTTGGTATCAGCATCGTTGACGTTCACTGCGGGGAAGGTGAGAACGCCATCTTTGAACATGGCTCTCAGGCGCACAATTCCCGTTGTGGTTTCTTCTGTGGTGCCAATCAAATCGGGAATTTGGTGTTGGCGCTCTTGAATTAATGTTGCAACTACGTCACTACCATCATCAATGATGATGTTGGGGCGGTGATCCAGGGCGATTTGGACGTGGCGGCTATAGGTTGCGTTATCTTCGCCTTTTTGGGCAAAAACGGGAATTTCATGATCGACGACGAGGCTAGCAGCTACGTCATCTTGGGTTGATAGGGGATTGCTAGCAATTAGTACTGCATCTGCACCACCGGCTTTCAGAGCGATCGCCAAATGTGCTGTTTCTGTTGTGATGTGGGCGCAAGCCACAAGGCGTAACCCAGCAAAGGGTTTTTCTTTGGCGAAGCGATCGCGGATTTGCCGCAAAACTGGCATTTCGCGTCCAGCCCATTCAATGCGCTGTCTTCCCAAGGCAGCTAGGCCGAGGTCTTTAACCTCGTGCTTTAATCGGGGAGAAATTGCGGTCATGAAAAGTTACCTCAAAAATGTGAAAAAGCTACGTAAAAGCTACGCACTCTACTAGGTTATTCTACTACAGGTAATTTTTGCTTGAAAGAAAGCAAATTACTAGTCAATAGTCCTGAAAACTAGCTTGACGTTTCATTAGCCTAATGTCAACTTCATCGTCAGCTTTTTCTTTTTTGTTTTATCTTTGGTAAGAGTAAGACTGTTCTTAGCTTTCATCGCTCATTGTCAGTACAATGTCATCTGTCTAAAGAGAGGTTATCACAAAAAAAACATCAAAATTTCATGGTTTAATAGCCAATACTTAACTTTAGATAGGTACATTTACTCAGATTAATTGAGGAGGATGGTTATAGAAATAGTCAATAGTAAATTTTACTCAAGGAGGTGTTTGAGTGCGCTTTCAATTTTTGGCGATCGCAAAGGAAGTTCTGTTACCCAGTTCTGCTAAAGGTTTAAAGGATCGGGGACGGGTATTTTCACCCAAAACATACCTCGGCAATATCGCCAAGCCTGTGGCACACTTGGAGGCTCCCAATCAAGCGTCCAACTTGTCTAAAACGAGTGTGTTACCCAAAGGTCGCAAAGGTTTGGGTGTAATGATGGCGATCGCCGGTTCAATGGCTGTAACCGTTGTATCTGTGCCAAAAGCCACCGCCCAGATTCCTTTTTTCCCGGAATTGCAAGCTCCCAGCAGTGTGAGCAATGATTCCAATGACAGAGTTGTTTCCGGCTGGATTTATTTGGATGGTCGTCGCCTATTTCAGATAGCAGGATCAAAAACCAACTTTCCTGAGCGTTCAGAAGACATCCAAAAGAAGTTGGAGGCAATTAGCCAAAATTACTTTCAGTCACCAGCAAACACGCCAGTCAAGGTAGAAGTTCGCGAAGTCAACAAATTACCAGTAATTTATGTCAACAACCAATATCTGATGACCATCACTTCTGAGGATGCTGGGCTGCGACAAGTAGATATCTCAACATCAGCAAATCAAATTGCTGACTCATTAAAAGAAGACTTGCAACAGGCAAAACAAGAGAGACAAACTCAATTTTTAATCGACCAAGGTAAGATTGCTGGGGCTACGGCACTGGCAATGATTATCATCAGTTGGGGAGCATATAGCTGGCAGAGACGTTCCAGCAAAAATTCAGACTCCGTTACCTTTCAAGCCCAAAATGGACTCTTCACTTCTCCAACTCCAACAGCGGCTCAACCAATTACAACACAACTAAATCAACAGCAACACCGACATCTCCAAGAAGCCAAGAGGCGATTGTTCCAGCTAACTCAAGCCGGAATTTGGGGGGGTGGAAGTTTCTTTATTTTGGGTTTGTTTCCCTACACACGAGGATTTCAAGTAGCGATTCTCACCGCTGCCCAATTTCCTTTGCGATTAGCTTTTGTTGCACTGGTAACTTATGTAGCTGTGCGTCTCAGCTATGCTTTGATTGACCGTTTCGCCTCCACTCTCATCAGCAGTAGTGCTTTCCTCACCCCAGAAAGTTCGGCACGTCTGCAACTGCGAGTTTCCACATTTTCTGGTGTGACAAAAAGTATTGCTACCGCTATCTGTGTGGGAGTAGGCTTTTTGCTAGGGTTGGTATCCTTGGGTATAGATATCGTTCCCTTGCTAGCCGGTGCCAGTTTGGTTGGTGTTGCCGTATCCTTAGCTTCGCAAAACTTGATTAAAGATGCGATTAACGGTTTCTTGATTATCCTAGAAGACCAGTACGCTTTGGGTGATGTGATTAATGTGGGAGATGTGGGAGGCTTAGTAGAAAATCTCAATCTGCGGATGACCCAGGTGCGAGATTCCGAAGGGCGCTTAATCACAATTCCCAATAGTGAAATTAAAGTTGTTGCCAATCTTTCTAGTCGTTGGTCACGAGCCGATTTGACGATTCCTATCGCTTACCAAGCCGATACAGATGAAGCTTTGAAGTTGATTAAAACCGTTGCAGACAAGATGAGTCAAGAACTGCAATGGCAGCGTCAAATTTTAGAACCGCCGCAAGTTTTGGGAATAGATCAATTTGGCGATCGCGGTTTGATTATTCGTGTCTGGATTAAAACACAGCCCCTTAAACAATGGGATGTAGCACGGGAGTTTCGCCGCCGCCTGAAAGTTGCTCTTGATGAAGCCGGAATTTCGATTTCTGTGCCTCAACAAGCAATTTGGGTGAATGATACTGATTCGTTAAATTTACAGAGTAATGGCAAATCTAATTAGTTAGTTTCACCAAGAGTAGGGCATTGGGCATTGGGAAGAGGCTTCAGGCAGGGGGGAGAATGAAAAATTACCTCTTTCCCCCCTACTCCCCACTCCCTACTCCCCACTCCCCTAATTTAGTACAAATATACTATAATAGGGATAGCGTTCACAAAGCCTAGTCAAACGCACAACGGCTCTGTGAAAACCTTGTGGAAGATGGGTTAAAGGGTTAGTTCAATGATGAAGCATTATATTCTCAACCTCAATCCGACTGCCAAGCATGAATGGGATCGGTGCATTTTACGTGACCCGTTGACAGCCAAGCGTCCGGATATTGCCAAATTAATTGCTGAAGCGGTTGGTGCAGATACAGGCAGTTATTTGGTGAGTGTAAATATCGAAGTTCAAGTGTTAGAACAAGCTGCGGTACCTCAAGCCGAACAACTCTCGCTTTCGTTTCCAGAGGTGAATGTGCCGTCACAACTGCGAGAAGCGGCTTGAGGTAGATACAGGATTTCGCAAGAGACATTGTTGGGTTGCGTTAAACCAAACGCAACTTCAATTTTTTCTACAACCAAATCCAAGGTAAATCTGACCAAAACAGAGTCTTTGAGTCAGTTAAAATCAGTACGTTTTTACTATAATAGATATATAGGTTTACAGACCTGATTAAGTATAAACTTCTCTGTGACAGCCTTTTGGGAAATGGATTCCGGGGTTAGTTTTATGCTTAAGCATTAAATTCTTGACCTTAGAGGAAAGTTATTAGATGATGCAACTGAGTCATTATCCAGGTGCCATCGCTCAAGCTGCCCAACGGGCTAATGAAATAGATTCTCAGTTAATGGCAGTGCAGCACCAGATTAACCGATTTGAAGGCAATGCGGATCGCGTCGCCGCCTTTGAGATGGATTTGAAAAATGATGCTCAACGGAAGGCGCGGCGTTTTGAAGTGCTGCTTGTGAATCAGGAATATCAAAAGGCAATGGATACTTTAATCCGCTTGACTGGGGAAAAGGCAAATGCCATCGGCCATTTAGAATATCTGCGTAATCAGTTTAGTGTAGCAAAGTTGGAAGCTAGATTAGCGATCGCTCAACAACTCACTGATTTTGAATCGCGCGAATTAGTCGGTTTGTAATCACATAGCAATTTGCAGTAAGGTAGCACAGCTGTGCTACCTTACAATGATTTAATTATAAAACTGAGATTGCAGATTAAGCGCGTCACTATAATCTCTGGGACAACAGTTGAGCAATTTGCTGATTAATAGTTGCAACATCAAAACGTTCACTAGCAGTAATTCTGGCATTCTTGGCTATAGTTGCAGTTATTTCCCTTTCTTGAAGACAGGTGATAATCGTTTGTGCAAGTTCCTGAGGTTCTCCTGGTGTTACAAGAAAACCATTCAGTCCGTGTTCTACTAATTCCATTGCACCCCCAGCTTTTGCTGCAATTACAGGTTTTTCACATAGCATTGCTTCGACAATCACTCTACCAAAAGGTTCTGGACAAGTCGAACTATGTGCTACTAAGTCACAAGCTGACATTAATTGGGGAATATCTGAACGAAATCCTAAAAATTTGACGCGGTTTTCTAATCCCAGTTTAGTGACTTGTTGGTGTAACTCTTGGACGTAATTTTGTTCGCCAAATAATGCATCACCGACTAAAATTGCTGTTACCTGTGGCGGACATAAAGCAAGGGCATCAATTAAAATATGCTGCCCTTTCCAAGGTGCAAGTCTGCTAAAATGTCCAACTACAAATTTTCCTGCTAATTCTAAATTTTGTTGCAATTGATTGATGTCAGAATCATCAATTTGATAATTTTTAGGTTCAAAGCCATTATAGACAACTTCGATGATGTCTCGGCGTCCTCCTGCTTCTAAAAAAGCTGATTTACTAGCTTGAGAATTAGCAATTACTAATGATGCAAAACCATTAGCCAGGTTAACAGCTATGCGAAGATTAGTTTTGCTAAAATGTTCGGTGGAGAGAATATCATGTAAATGATAAACCAGAGGACGACGACTGAAAAGACTTGCTATCGCTCCTACAACTAATGCTTTTTGGGTGTTGGCGTAGATTAAATCGTATTCACGCGCTTTTTTAACTACTTTAGTAATTAGAGGTAGCAGTTGTCCTAAGCTATTTAAACCTTGTATTAAACTGCTTTGTTTGCGAACTGCGATCGCTTGATTTGTAAGAACTTCTACCGGAATATTATTTTGTTGTAGTAAATGTTTAAATGATCCGTCTGCAAATAAACCGACCAAAGCATCATGTCGATAGGGTTTAGCAATATCTATTAAACACAATTCTGCACCGCCTGGTTTACCACTTTGGTCTAGGAAAAAAATTTTCATAAAACTTCCTTATAATACTATATAATTCAGACGCGATTTATCGCGTCTCTACAAAGCAATTTTCGCGTCTTTACTTCTTTAATTTAATAGAACATTCCGTACTTGCTGGGCAACTTGATTCCAATCATAATGTGTAACTGCGTAGTGACGACAGGCTTCTTTTGAAGGGATGGGGATGTTTCCTAGTAGCGCCTGTTCTAATTTTTCGGCAATTGCTGATGCTTCGGGGGAAGTAGTAATTAAATCGGGTGAAAATTCCGTTAAAATTTCTGGCATTCCCCCAACTGGAGTACATAAAACTGGAGTCCCACAAGCTAAAGATTCAACTATTACCAATCCAAATCCTTCAAAAGATTGACTAGGCATGACAGTTAATTCAGCAGCTTGATAAGCTATCGGTAATTGCTCATCAGGTAGAAAACCTAAAAATTTAACGTTGTCGTCTAGTCCTAATTCTGTAGCCTGTTGTTGTAGTGCAGCTTGGATGTGACCACGACCGGCGATCGCTAGCCAAATATCTGGTATTCTGGGCTTAATTATAGCGATCGCTTGTAATAATTTGTCAACACCAGTTCGATGTACTAAGCGGCGTGATGTAAAGAGAATCCGACGATTATTAGGCCAGTCTAATTGTCTACAAGCTTCCTGGGCTGA
It encodes the following:
- a CDS encoding mechanosensitive ion channel family protein, which codes for MMAIAGSMAVTVVSVPKATAQIPFFPELQAPSSVSNDSNDRVVSGWIYLDGRRLFQIAGSKTNFPERSEDIQKKLEAISQNYFQSPANTPVKVEVREVNKLPVIYVNNQYLMTITSEDAGLRQVDISTSANQIADSLKEDLQQAKQERQTQFLIDQGKIAGATALAMIIISWGAYSWQRRSSKNSDSVTFQAQNGLFTSPTPTAAQPITTQLNQQQHRHLQEAKRRLFQLTQAGIWGGGSFFILGLFPYTRGFQVAILTAAQFPLRLAFVALVTYVAVRLSYALIDRFASTLISSSAFLTPESSARLQLRVSTFSGVTKSIATAICVGVGFLLGLVSLGIDIVPLLAGASLVGVAVSLASQNLIKDAINGFLIILEDQYALGDVINVGDVGGLVENLNLRMTQVRDSEGRLITIPNSEIKVVANLSSRWSRADLTIPIAYQADTDEALKLIKTVADKMSQELQWQRQILEPPQVLGIDQFGDRGLIIRVWIKTQPLKQWDVAREFRRRLKVALDEAGISISVPQQAIWVNDTDSLNLQSNGKSN
- a CDS encoding glycosyltransferase → MKIFFLDQSGKPGGAELCLIDIAKPYRHDALVGLFADGSFKHLLQQNNIPVEVLTNQAIAVRKQSSLIQGLNSLGQLLPLITKVVKKAREYDLIYANTQKALVVGAIASLFSRRPLVYHLHDILSTEHFSKTNLRIAVNLANGFASLVIANSQASKSAFLEAGGRRDIIEVVYNGFEPKNYQIDDSDINQLQQNLELAGKFVVGHFSRLAPWKGQHILIDALALCPPQVTAILVGDALFGEQNYVQELHQQVTKLGLENRVKFLGFRSDIPQLMSACDLVAHSSTCPEPFGRVIVEAMLCEKPVIAAKAGGAMELVEHGLNGFLVTPGEPQELAQTIITCLQEREITATIAKNARITASERFDVATINQQIAQLLSQRL
- the ahcY gene encoding adenosylhomocysteinase → MTAISPRLKHEVKDLGLAALGRQRIEWAGREMPVLRQIRDRFAKEKPFAGLRLVACAHITTETAHLAIALKAGGADAVLIASNPLSTQDDVAASLVVDHEIPVFAQKGEDNATYSRHVQIALDHRPNIIIDDGSDVVATLIQERQHQIPDLIGTTEETTTGIVRLRAMFKDGVLTFPAVNVNDADTKHFFDNRYGTGQSTLDGIIRATNILLAGKTIVVVGYGWCGKGTALRARGLGGNVVVTEIDPIKAIEAVMDGFRVLPMAEAAQVGDLFITVTGNKHVIRGEHFDAMKDGAIVCNSGHFDIELDLKYLADKAKEIKEVRPFTEEYKLGSGKSVIVLGQGRLINLAAAEGHPSAVMDMSFANQALAVEYLVKNKGKLEPGLHSIPTEVDQEIARLKLQALGIAIDTLTPDQIEYINSWTTGT